The Zavarzinella sp. sequence CTGAAAGATAAAGCGGTGCAATGTCGGTCCCCTGCATCGTTTTCGGTGCGGGAAAACCCACGTAGGACAGAATACTGGGTGCCAAGTCTACGCTTAAGGTAAATTCCGCACTTGTGATGCCATGTTTGGTCTGATTCGCTCGTGGATCGGCGATAATCAGTGGCACGCGAATGCTTTCCTGGTGCGGGTACCACTTATCAGCAAGACCATGTTCCGCGTGGTAGTAACCGTTATCGGTGGTGAAAATAATGAGAGTATCATCATAAATTTGTTGTTTTTTTAGTTCTGCGATAATTTTGCCGCACGTGGCGTCAACTTCGGTGGCTAGCCGATAATAGTTCTTCATCATTTTCTGATACTTTTCGGGTGTATCAAAGCGCCAGCCCCAACGCACGCGACCTTCATTCTTGTTGGTGAAGAACGGAGGCAGGCGTTTCCAGGACTCTTCCGTTGCGTTCTTGGGCACAGGTATCGTCACATCTTCGTATAGTTTCATGCTTTGCGGTTGTGGTAGAAACTGTTCCGGATTGGGATCTTCCGCATGGGTAGCAAAAAAGGCAACCGTCAGACAAAATGGCTTATCAGCGGGGCGTTTTTGGAGAAATTCCAGCGAATCCTGTTCATTTCGTTGCGTAACATGGATTTTTTTGCCATCAATCATGTACCAATGTCTGCCAGCATAGGATTTGCCAAAGTCGTACTCTTTTGCCGGGAATGGGCCGTTGTGCCATTTGCCCACATGCCCCACATGGTAGCCATTGGCACGAAGTATCCCTGGATAGGTTTCGGAAAATGGCGTGTTGAATTTAGTAAATGCACGGCAACCATGACGCGACATCCATTGGCCGGTCAACAGAGTTGCTCGGCTGACCCCACAGATAGCAGTGGTGGTGCAATTATGGGTAAATCGCACACCTTTTGCAGCCAACTCATCAAGGTGCGGTGTTTTTACAACGGGATTGCCAGCCACACCCAGCGTATCAAATCGCCAATCATCGGCGTACAGCACTACTACGTGACGATTTTTTGCTTGAACGGTAGCAGTTGCCAGCCCACAAAAGGCGATCAGCACTAGAAATCTGCGTAACATGGCATCCTAATGGAAAAGGGGTGAATTTGTTTCTGTTTTACGGAAATGAAGCAGCAGAAAAACACCCATGCTCTTCTGAGCCGAATTAATACTTGCAAGGTGGTACAGCGTCTACCGATGGTGGCACCTTGCTGGTGCGGATTGATTACAATTAGGATTTCTTCGGAAATCGGTTGCGCCATACGGAATATGGCACTGTACCCATTGTGTCGTCCGAGCAGTGCGTTTATGATGGGCGAAGATGGTAGAGAGCGTCTGCAATTTAATACGGAACGAAAATTGCGATGTATACATCGATCATTGGCATTGGGGCCGAAAAAAATCAAAGCACAATAAATTGAGTGGTGCGTTTTTATTGACGCCAATTGCATTGAGCTACCAATGCAATAGCAAAATTGTCAGAAATCCAACTGTCTTGAAAAAAGATTATTCCATCCGATGATTCGATTACAGCTTCCAGCATCCATGTTGAAATTGGTAGGGATTGTGAATCTAAATCAATCTTTACAAATTCGTTCAGGACACTTCCCGACAACCAAATCCAATCTCTGTCATGGAGGTCACTAATCCATGCTTGAAGGCTGAATTTTGAATCAGCTCGAAACCAATCAGGGAGCATCTTTTCACATTCATCATCAGTAGGCCATTCACCAAGTTCTTCATCTCGCCATGTGCCCCATGACGCTACTGTACTCCAAACATCTTTGACCCGATTCAGTAAGGTAATAGCTGGCATTCCGTGCAATGGAAATGCAATTATCGTTCGGCCAAAACATTCCGGTTGTCGAGTATGCTCGTATTTCAAGTTAAGGAATTCCTGAGTTTGCATTTTTATCCTCCTGCTCTTGAAACTCGACCGGAAGCTGCCATCAAAAGTAATATGATTGGTCAACCTGTTGGCAAAGCCACCGTTACCACCGATTGCATTGTACGCAAATGTGCGCGTGCCATCTGTCAGCAACCGATCGACGGTATCTTATCATGAAAGTACAGTGTTCGCCATTCTCCACTACCAGCGGCAGGCAGGCATTGGTATTGTGAAGGAATTTTCATAATTCTGGTTGACAGCAGGGAATCGGATTGCACAGCAACGCCTTGCGAAAAATCCATAACAATTCCAGATAACATTCCGCTGCACAAGCAATGAGTACGAATATGTTTCCCGAAATACACCAGATTCACCAGAATCTCCCCCACACCACGATAACGGATCTAGAAGCCGCAGTGAGCGAAGCGTGGAAAAAATCACGTTCATTTGCACGTATTCAACCTGGAATGCGGATCGCTGTGGGCGTTGGCTCACGGGGAATCTCCAATATTGCCCGAATCACCCGGGCCACGATCATCACCTTGCAGGAAATGGGTGCCAAACCATTTCTTGTGGCTGCGATGGGCTCGCACGGTGGAGCAACCCCGGAAGGCCAGCGTACGCTACTGGCAGACTATGGTATCACGGAAGAATCGATGCAAGTGCCCATCCTGACCGATATGGACGTCGATGTGATCGGTACCAACAGTTGGGACGCACCGGTATACTGGGATCGCAATGCTTTACAAGCTGATGGCGTGGTGACGATTGCCCGCATCAAGCCCCACACAGACTACCGTGGGAAATACGAATCCGGTTTAATGAAAATGGCAGTTATTGGTTTTGGTAAACGTGCGGGTGCGGCACAGATCCATCTTTATGGTGCGACAGCACTACGGGACATGATCCCTGAATCAATGAATGTGATCCTTGAAAAAACCAAATATTTCGGCGGTCTGGGGATAATCGAAAACGCCCACGAAGAAACCCACCATCTGGAAGTAGTGGATCGTGACGATTTATTGACCCGAGAGCCTGAATTATTAAAAATCGCTCATCAACAGATCGGAAAATTGCCTTTTGAGCAATTGGATCTGCTCGTGATTGGCGAAATTGGCAAAAATTATTCGGGTTCGGGGATCGATCCTAACGTAGTGGGGCGATTTCTGGTGGAAACTGCACCCGATCTGGACCTTGCACCACCCCACATTACGCGGATTTGTGCCCTGGACCTTTCTCCAGAAAGTCATGGCAATGGCGTGGGGTGCGGCATTGCTGATCTGATCAGCAAACGGCTGGCAGATGCAATTGACCCGAACATTACACGTACCAACGTGTTGACAGCCTGCTTTCTCTGGCGTGCAAAAGTGCCGTTTTCATTCCCCACTGATCAGGATGGTATCCGGGTCGGTCTGGAAACCTGCTGGCAACCAATTTGGGAGAAAATTCGCATGGCAATCATTCCCAATTCTCTGGAAGTTGCAGATTATTATGTTTCGCAGGCTTTATTGGAAGAAGTGGGGAAACACCCAAATCAGGTAATTACAGGACAAAAAATGCATCTTCCTTTTGATGAATCGGGAAACCTGATTCAGGAAGAATTATTCCCACATTCGGTAAGATCCCGCCGAAGTCATTAATCGGTCAGGATTTGAAGCGATACTTGTCCGACGCAAGACTTTATTTGCAGTTTTCTCACGATTTCACCGAATAATAACAGTACCAAAATAACCGACAGGATGTTCACTCTTTGTTATCAATCGATCGCAAGATAGTTTGTTAACTTGGAAGTTGTTCTGCTGACAGGGAATCAGCACGGCCCCCGACGTGCTCCCTCGAGGAACTTACCTGTCCGGTCGCGGTTCTGGTGTTGAGAGAAGTGGTACTTGTACCATTTTTTGCTCCACCAGGACCGCTTTTTTTTCTGATCGCTTGAATCCCGATTCCCTGCCACATATCCCAACAACGTTCAACAATAAGTTTAATATTCTCTTAAACTTATATATTTAGTTGTTTATATAACCTCTTGTGAGCAGAATGAGTACGATTCACCAAGTGAAGGGACGCGAAATCCTGGATAGTCGTGGGAATCCCACGGTGGAAGTGGAAGTGATTTTGAATGATGGCACGATTGGGCGTGCCGCTGTTCCCAGTGGTGCCAGCACGGGTGCCCACGAAGCTGTAGAGTTGCGTGATGACGACAAAAATCGCTATCTCGGCAAAGGCACCCTGACCGCAGCCAAAAATGTGGGGCAGCACATCGCACCAGTGATCCAGGGATTTGATGTTTTTGATCAATTGGGAATTGATTCTGCCATGATCCGGGCCGATGGCACACCAAATAAATCTAATATTGGTGCGAATGCCATTCTGGGCACTTCGATGGCTGTTGCCCACGCAGCTGCATCAGTGGCAGGGCTCCCATTGTATCGTTACCTGGGTGGCACCAACGCCAAATTACTTCCCGTACCGATGATGAACATCATCAACGGAGGGAAGCATGCCGATAATACGATCGATTTTCAGGAATTTATGATCATGCCCGTCGGTGCGGCTACTTTCCGCGACGGGCTGCGGATGGGGGCAGAAGTTTTCCACCACCTGAAAAAAGTGCTGCACAGCAAAGGGCTGAACACCGCAGTTGGTGATGAAGGTGGCTTTGCGCCCGACCTGGCAACTGCCGATGATGCACTGGAAGTAATTGCCACCGCAGTTGAGAAAGCTGGCTACAAACTGGGTGGGGACATTGTTTTTGCGATGGATGCTGCCTGCACCGAATTGTATGAAGAAGCGAAAAAGAAAGGCCACGAAGGCTACTGTTTTTTCAAAAGTCAGCCAGACCGCGTGGTGTCTTCCGATGAAATGATTGATATCTGGAAGCAGTTGTGTGCCAAATGGCCCATCAAATCGATTGAAGATGGCCTTTCCGAAGATGATTGGGATGGCTGGAAAAAGCTCACCGTAGCTTTAGGAGATAAAATTCAGTTGGTGGGCGATGATCTGTTCGTTACCAATGTCCAACGTTTGGAACAAGGCATTCGCAATAAATGTGGCAACAGCATTCTCGTGAAAGTGAACCAGATTGGCTCGTTGACGGAAACGCTCGATGCTATAGAACTCGCAAAACGTAGCGATTTCAGCACAGTGATCAGCCACCGTAGTGGGGAAACGGAAGATGTGACTATCGCAGATATTGCAGTAGCCACGAACTCCGGACAGATCAAAACCGGGTCTGCAAGCCGCACCGACCGGATTGCGAAGTATAACCAATTATTACGAATTGAAGAGCAATTGGGTAAAAATGCCCGCTATGGTTTGAACTGATCATCCCAGATGAAATCTACCAGCTTTCTTCCATCGCATTGACAATTTTTTTTGCCAGTCGCTTGAGTACCATGTCAACACCCGTTGCGGTGGTTTCACCCACTTCAGGCAGGATCCGACCAGTATCTGTAATCACCACAGGGATCGGCACATCGGGCAAACGTTCCTTGGGTGGGTGATTCGGATCGAAAACCACATTCCCCATAGTAGTGTCTTCTTTGGTTTTCGGATTAGTCAGAATTTGGCCTTCACGACCGGGTCGGAGGTCGTGCCAGACAATTTCCACACTTACCACCAACTGAACTTCACGAGCTTCATTAAATGGAGTGACGTTGAGAATCTGTTTTTGAAGTAGCGCAATTGTCCCTTGTAGTTCTGTGTCGGCCCGGTCAGGATCGCTAATCACTTTCATTGGCGTTTTCTTTTCGATTTCGTCGCCAACGAATCGAGTCAGATGCATTTCCAGGTCACGATAAGGACCTGTCACAAATGCCCGATTTTTGAACACAGGAATATAAACCGACTGAATGCTGGGATCGAAATTTGGTCGCGTACTGTATCCCAGGAGCGACCATTGCCCATCCGAGGCACACCCGCACACCAATGTGGTGGCAAAACCCAGCGTAGTACCCAGAAACGTGCGTCGATTGTGCAAGGATGACATTTTCGTAAACTCTTATTTGATAACAACTTAGCGAGGTAGAATCTCTTTCGGTACTACCTGGCTTGGCGTGGGAGTTGCTGGTTGTTGAGATTCCGGGCTCGCTTCCAGATGTTTCAATTCAGGTACAGTAGTGCGATCCAGAGAAGGAATCGTTTCGCCCAGCACGTATTCTTTCCAGAATCTGCGGCTACGCCCCAAAAGTGAAGGATTTTTCATGTCTTCAACTTCTTTTTTCAACTCCGCCTGTCGTTCGACTGCTAAATCACTGAATGGTTTGATTCCCGGGTAAGTGCGTTGTACGAGCTCGTAATACCACCAGGCTGCACCTGGATGGCCACTTCGGCGGTAGAATTCACCCATCTGAAAATCTTTTTCTGCCTGTTGGTAACGCACCATGAGTGCCTGTTTGTCGAGAAATTCCCCACGGGTGCGGTTCATTTCCGGACTGGTGTTTCGTGCGGTGGTGATTAACCGCATTGCTTCCTGAACATCTTCGGAATCGTAAGTTGCACCCTGCGAAGTATTACTTCGCGCGACGATTGCCATTTCCAGTGCCTGATCCCGTAGTGGGCTTTTATCGTGGGTTTCGACTAATTGCTGGAAAAATTGTGCAGATTCTTTATATCGCCCACGTAAAAAGTTGACCCGCCCCAGCATGAAGAGTGCTTTATCGGCATATGGCCCGGTGGGATCACCAAAGTACGCATTCTCCAGTGTTTTCAGTGCTTCACCTTCCGTATTCACGAATGGCTTGTTGCGTTCGAAGTTCACTGGCACAATCCGGTCGTAGACGCTTTTAGGCTTGCGTTCTTCTTCAGGCAATAGTTCCTGGCGGGTATCGTCGAGCCACACATCAGCAATCTGGAACATTCTGCCAATTGCCTGTGTGCGATAGATCCCACTGGGGAAGTCCTGCAGCAATCGGTGGTAGGTGGCCGCAGCATCTGGCAAGTAACCATCGAGCCGCAGGCACTCACCTTGGAAATATCGCGCTTTTTCAGCGATTTCCGGTCGATTGCGAGTATCTTCTGCAACAGCTTCATATTTCTTTAATGCTTCGCTGTATGCTTTTTGTTCAAAGAGGGCATCTGCCTGAACAATGGGATCATTAGGATCCACATTGGGAGTGGCAACAGGTTCTGAATTGCCAGCCTGCACGATGGGGCTTTTTTCCGTTTCATCTTTCCAGAAAGGCGTTTTTTTATTGCTGGCAAGATCCGGGCTTGCAGACAGGCACCCAGAAAACCATGGAAGTGCTATCAGGAAAATGTTTCGCGTCCAACGCTTGATCGACCCTTGCATTCCCCCAACCTCCTTGTCGAAACCTACCGTGAAGTCACATCGGCAAATATTTGCAAACTCGTGACGGTCGCCCCAGAATCTCAGTCACGGTCAAATTTAATATTTCTCTCACATTCTGGTCTGGCTCTACCGCCGTTCCAGCATTCAGCGTTACTAACTGCTGCAACGTAGTCTCAGCAAGTACCATTCTCTGTCGTTGAGTGCCAGAACAATCTCGGCATACCAGCCCACCCCCGGAAACAGTGTAAAGCGCCTTCCCTCGGCCTGGGTATGGCTTCCTGCACGCAACACAACAATCAAGGCAGGGCTGGTAGCCGATTTCGTGCAACCAACCAACCTCGAAGAGTGCCACAACGCTTTTCCATGCTGGTTTCAGCCTCAATTGCTCCAACGCATGCACTGCCAGTTCAAACAGGCCAGGGTGGGGATCATTTTCCTGTGTTCCATCGCCCAGCAGTTCTGCAATGTAATACCCCGCATTCAGTGCGTTCAGATCTGATCGAAGTGGCGTAAAGCGATGTTCTACGCGGGCTTCAGTAAGAATATCCAGTCTGCCAACACTGTTTCGGATCAGGACGATACTGCAAATGTTCAGCAGGTCAAGTGCAACTTCAAAATTAGATTTCAGTCTTCGCCCACCTTTTGCAATTGCCTGAATCTTCCCAAATTCTCTTGTCCAAAGGGTGACAATCCGACTGGTTTCACTCCAATCGGTGCAACGAACGACAATTCCGACCGCTTTTTCATGTGACATGCGAAAATTATTGTTATCTTGGTATAGTTCCTGCTAACTCATAGCTTTTTTGTAAAAACCGTCAGGCATGTTCTATCGTACTGTAACAAGATTTGGACATACGTGAAAAGAACCAATGAGTGGGAATACACCAGATCAAACGGAAATAGAAATGGTCGTGCCGTGGCAAATCAGCCCCACGCTAATCGAAGACACTGCAGAAGTAACTAAGTATTACGAAGATGAACCCTCCACCGTTAAAGTGGCGGACTTCCAACTTGTCCTGGTGTCCCCACAAACGATCCAGCATGAGTTCAAACTGACAGACGGTCCAACTCATCTGGGTCGGTTGCGTGGAAGTCAGTTTGACATCGACTTGAGTGGTTTCGAAACGCCAGGAGAGGTATTAATTTCACGTCGACACGCCTTGATCATTCGGCGGGGGAACGATTTGCGAATCGAAGACTTGAACAGTTTAAATGGAACATTGGTGAACGGCGAAATGTTACCCCAGGGTAGTTCCATTGCCTTACATGTGGGAGATCAGATTACCCTGGGTACCCTTGTACTCGAAGTAAAATTGGGTAAATTGAGTTAAGTTCTTTAGGTAAAATCACTTAAGTCAGAACGTTTTTCATTTATGGCGAAACCACTCCCGACAAACGTCAGCACCAGTTTTGGTAATTTTCTCAAGCAGTTTTTTGAGAAAACCCCTGTTCCAGGTCAAACATTCGAACAGAATCAACTGATTTCATTTGGAAACACCAACCATATCATTGCAACATACCTGGGCAGTAACGGGCACACCGCTCGAATGGTGACGAAACCGGCTGAAGATAGTGATAATCGCCACTATTTAATGCTTGTTGAACAGGCAGGGCATTTTTCTGCTACCGAAGAGATTGAGGCCAGTTTACAGGCACCCCACACTCCTACCCGGTCACTGGTTGTTTCCGATGCCACCTTAATGGTGACAAAATCCTTTCTTCCGCCCGTACCATGGCCGAGTATTGAGTGGGAAAAGGCAATTGTCGAAACAGCTGGTAAAGAATTGTGCCTGCCAATTCACCAACACCACACGTCCCCACACGCACAATACCTCTTACAGCAAATTCCTGAAGGTACTCCGCTTGATCGTGCATGGGCAGCACCAATAACGCCATGGTCAACCAAATTTCGCTGGTTAATGGCTATCGTTCGGACTTTGCAACAATTTGCTGGCGTCGGAGTGTTATGCCCACTTCTCCGACCAGAGATGTTTCTGGTTGATCAAGCAGGACGCCTGATTTGGTGGGATTTGTCTTCATTGGTGCCTTTACCGATTCCAGAAGGCTATCAACCACCAAAAGTCATCGAATTGGCTCCTGAATTGTTGGAATCTCCACAATTAGCTGATTTTCGAGCCGGAATTTATGCTTTTGGCATGCTTTTTGCTAGACTCTCGTGTGGTCTGGATGCGATCCACGAAATGATTCAGGAAGATTCTTTTGTTCCATTGCTGAACGCTACTGCCATGACGATGCCGGAATGGATGCGGATCATGACGAAATGTCTGTTTCCAACCATTCCACGGCGTTTTCCCACGCCAGCACAAAAGTCAATCGATCCCACCGGTTTTTCGGAGTTGCTCGAAGCATTGCAAACTTGCGAGCTAGAAGTCTGTCGACATCATTTTGCGATAGCTACCGCAACGAACATTGGCACGGTGCGTTCCGGCAACGAAGATGCAGTGGGAGTCATGATCGAGCAGGTTCATCGTCATGCAACCCAAAGAGAGCGCGCGATTGTCGTACTGGCGGATGGCATGGGAGGGATGGCAAGTGGGGAAGTTGCTGCACGCATTACCGTTGATAAAATCCGCACTGAACTTGCCCGTGATTTAGGAATTACCAGTAGAGCTGCTGAGCAACAGACAAATCCTGAAGACATTCTGGCTGCGAGCGTTGCTTCAGAGAATAATACCGCAAAACTAGTGGCTCCCGATTCGAAGATCCCCACTGGCAAACACGTTCAGGAACAATATGCAACAAAGCTCTATTCGTTGATTGAAGCCACCAACATGGAAGTGTTGGCAACGGGTAACAGCACTGGTTCCGCAGGTATGGGGTGTACGCTTGAAGCGTTAATTCTTGACAACGAAATCGCCGTTGTGGGACAT is a genomic window containing:
- a CDS encoding FHA domain-containing protein — translated: MSGNTPDQTEIEMVVPWQISPTLIEDTAEVTKYYEDEPSTVKVADFQLVLVSPQTIQHEFKLTDGPTHLGRLRGSQFDIDLSGFETPGEVLISRRHALIIRRGNDLRIEDLNSLNGTLVNGEMLPQGSSIALHVGDQITLGTLVLEVKLGKLS
- the eno gene encoding phosphopyruvate hydratase, with product MSTIHQVKGREILDSRGNPTVEVEVILNDGTIGRAAVPSGASTGAHEAVELRDDDKNRYLGKGTLTAAKNVGQHIAPVIQGFDVFDQLGIDSAMIRADGTPNKSNIGANAILGTSMAVAHAAASVAGLPLYRYLGGTNAKLLPVPMMNIINGGKHADNTIDFQEFMIMPVGAATFRDGLRMGAEVFHHLKKVLHSKGLNTAVGDEGGFAPDLATADDALEVIATAVEKAGYKLGGDIVFAMDAACTELYEEAKKKGHEGYCFFKSQPDRVVSSDEMIDIWKQLCAKWPIKSIEDGLSEDDWDGWKKLTVALGDKIQLVGDDLFVTNVQRLEQGIRNKCGNSILVKVNQIGSLTETLDAIELAKRSDFSTVISHRSGETEDVTIADIAVATNSGQIKTGSASRTDRIAKYNQLLRIEEQLGKNARYGLN
- the recO gene encoding DNA repair protein RecO codes for the protein MSHEKAVGIVVRCTDWSETSRIVTLWTREFGKIQAIAKGGRRLKSNFEVALDLLNICSIVLIRNSVGRLDILTEARVEHRFTPLRSDLNALNAGYYIAELLGDGTQENDPHPGLFELAVHALEQLRLKPAWKSVVALFEVGWLHEIGYQPCLDCCVACRKPYPGRGKALYTVSGGGLVCRDCSGTQRQRMVLAETTLQQLVTLNAGTAVEPDQNVREILNLTVTEILGRPSRVCKYLPM
- a CDS encoding protein phosphatase 2C domain-containing protein, producing the protein MAKPLPTNVSTSFGNFLKQFFEKTPVPGQTFEQNQLISFGNTNHIIATYLGSNGHTARMVTKPAEDSDNRHYLMLVEQAGHFSATEEIEASLQAPHTPTRSLVVSDATLMVTKSFLPPVPWPSIEWEKAIVETAGKELCLPIHQHHTSPHAQYLLQQIPEGTPLDRAWAAPITPWSTKFRWLMAIVRTLQQFAGVGVLCPLLRPEMFLVDQAGRLIWWDLSSLVPLPIPEGYQPPKVIELAPELLESPQLADFRAGIYAFGMLFARLSCGLDAIHEMIQEDSFVPLLNATAMTMPEWMRIMTKCLFPTIPRRFPTPAQKSIDPTGFSELLEALQTCELEVCRHHFAIATATNIGTVRSGNEDAVGVMIEQVHRHATQRERAIVVLADGMGGMASGEVAARITVDKIRTELARDLGITSRAAEQQTNPEDILAASVASENNTAKLVAPDSKIPTGKHVQEQYATKLYSLIEATNMEVLATGNSTGSAGMGCTLEALILDNEIAVVGHVGDSRVYHYRNGKLTLITTDQTRVNRMLINGQLTVEEALNHPRRSELEQAIGGRPAIFPDIHQFTTQPGDRLLICSDGLTGVVNDSVLEAILSEAWTVEKMANYMLSVAMAAGADDNVTVAVIEVIGAS
- a CDS encoding sulfatase; its protein translation is MLRRFLVLIAFCGLATATVQAKNRHVVVLYADDWRFDTLGVAGNPVVKTPHLDELAAKGVRFTHNCTTTAICGVSRATLLTGQWMSRHGCRAFTKFNTPFSETYPGILRANGYHVGHVGKWHNGPFPAKEYDFGKSYAGRHWYMIDGKKIHVTQRNEQDSLEFLQKRPADKPFCLTVAFFATHAEDPNPEQFLPQPQSMKLYEDVTIPVPKNATEESWKRLPPFFTNKNEGRVRWGWRFDTPEKYQKMMKNYYRLATEVDATCGKIIAELKKQQIYDDTLIIFTTDNGYYHAEHGLADKWYPHQESIRVPLIIADPRANQTKHGITSAEFTLSVDLAPSILSYVGFPAPKTMQGTDIAPLYLSEKPPAWRQEFFYEHGTISNKDRIPSSEALVRKDWKYMYWPEFEYEQLFDLQNDPMEESDMAKSPRAAKQLAEMRKRFQELKAAAK
- a CDS encoding tetratricopeptide repeat protein; this translates as MQGSIKRWTRNIFLIALPWFSGCLSASPDLASNKKTPFWKDETEKSPIVQAGNSEPVATPNVDPNDPIVQADALFEQKAYSEALKKYEAVAEDTRNRPEIAEKARYFQGECLRLDGYLPDAAATYHRLLQDFPSGIYRTQAIGRMFQIADVWLDDTRQELLPEEERKPKSVYDRIVPVNFERNKPFVNTEGEALKTLENAYFGDPTGPYADKALFMLGRVNFLRGRYKESAQFFQQLVETHDKSPLRDQALEMAIVARSNTSQGATYDSEDVQEAMRLITTARNTSPEMNRTRGEFLDKQALMVRYQQAEKDFQMGEFYRRSGHPGAAWWYYELVQRTYPGIKPFSDLAVERQAELKKEVEDMKNPSLLGRSRRFWKEYVLGETIPSLDRTTVPELKHLEASPESQQPATPTPSQVVPKEILPR
- the lptE gene encoding LPS assembly lipoprotein LptE, producing MSSLHNRRTFLGTTLGFATTLVCGCASDGQWSLLGYSTRPNFDPSIQSVYIPVFKNRAFVTGPYRDLEMHLTRFVGDEIEKKTPMKVISDPDRADTELQGTIALLQKQILNVTPFNEAREVQLVVSVEIVWHDLRPGREGQILTNPKTKEDTTMGNVVFDPNHPPKERLPDVPIPVVITDTGRILPEVGETTATGVDMVLKRLAKKIVNAMEESW